From Gimesia panareensis, the proteins below share one genomic window:
- a CDS encoding class I SAM-dependent methyltransferase, whose amino-acid sequence MERIEGHLYDYPKYYDLIFGDDWKAEFDFLQNCFEKHATRKVKRLFEPACGTGRLLIKLAQAGYQVAGNDLNPHAIKYCNDRLERSGFPRSAELGDMSDFKLKRPVDAAFNTINSFRHLPSETAAENHLKCVANALKPGGLYILGLHLTPTEGEPMQSESWSARRGNLQINSHMQSIWTDLKKRNEHLEMTFDVYTPTRQFQLFDTMDYRTYTAPQFDALLAKVPELEVVELYDFMYEMDFTIKIDARTEDVVFILRKK is encoded by the coding sequence ATGGAACGCATCGAAGGCCACCTCTATGACTATCCGAAATACTATGACCTGATTTTTGGTGATGACTGGAAAGCGGAATTTGACTTTCTACAGAACTGTTTTGAAAAGCATGCCACCCGTAAGGTCAAACGACTCTTTGAACCCGCTTGTGGGACCGGACGTTTACTGATCAAACTGGCTCAGGCAGGCTATCAGGTAGCCGGTAACGACCTCAATCCGCATGCCATCAAATACTGCAACGACCGGCTGGAACGCAGTGGGTTTCCCCGCTCCGCAGAGCTGGGGGACATGTCCGATTTCAAGCTGAAACGGCCCGTAGACGCTGCGTTCAATACGATCAACAGCTTCCGCCACCTGCCGAGCGAGACGGCTGCAGAGAATCATCTGAAATGCGTGGCAAATGCCCTGAAACCCGGAGGATTGTATATCCTGGGACTGCATCTGACTCCAACGGAAGGCGAACCGATGCAGAGCGAAAGCTGGTCAGCCCGTAGAGGAAATCTACAGATCAACTCGCACATGCAGTCCATCTGGACGGATCTGAAAAAACGCAACGAGCATCTGGAAATGACGTTTGATGTCTATACACCGACCCGCCAGTTCCAGCTGTTTGACACGATGGACTATCGCACCTACACCGCCCCCCAGTTTGACGCGTTACTGGCCAAAGTCCCCGAACTGGAAGTGGTCGAACTCTATGACTTCATGTACGAGATGGACTTTACCATCAAGATTGATGCGCGGACCGAAGATGTTGTCTTTATTCTGCGGAAGAAATAG
- the pyrH gene encoding UMP kinase, translating into MNDSPAPLLKPAYQRVLLKLSGEVFCRDGEGGISMSELESISAQIKRLVDSGVQLAIVCGGGNILRGKQFSSSSGSINPATAHYMGMLATVINGLALQDALEMAGVATRLQTAIRMEGVAEPFIRRRCIRHLEKGRVVILAAGTGSPFVTTDTAAALRSREIDADILLKATKVDGIYSDDPEKNPHAVRFSEISYQDVLHKNLQVMDAQALHHCMEHGIPILVFNFRKVGNIEKAVAGENIGTRVLPNAEASEG; encoded by the coding sequence ATGAATGATTCTCCTGCTCCCCTGTTGAAACCTGCCTACCAGCGTGTGCTGCTCAAATTGAGTGGCGAAGTTTTCTGCCGTGATGGAGAAGGGGGCATCAGCATGTCAGAGCTGGAGTCCATTTCAGCGCAGATTAAACGGCTCGTTGATTCCGGGGTGCAACTGGCAATCGTCTGTGGTGGTGGAAATATTCTGCGGGGGAAACAGTTTTCCTCTTCCAGTGGTTCGATCAATCCAGCGACAGCGCACTACATGGGGATGCTGGCGACTGTCATTAACGGCCTGGCTCTGCAGGATGCTCTGGAAATGGCCGGAGTCGCGACACGCTTGCAGACTGCGATCCGGATGGAAGGGGTCGCGGAACCATTCATCAGAAGACGCTGTATCCGGCATCTGGAAAAAGGCCGTGTGGTGATTCTGGCTGCGGGGACCGGTAGCCCCTTTGTAACCACAGATACCGCTGCCGCCTTACGTTCTCGCGAAATCGATGCCGATATCCTGCTCAAAGCGACCAAAGTTGATGGGATTTATTCTGACGATCCTGAAAAGAATCCCCACGCGGTCCGTTTCTCGGAAATCAGTTATCAGGATGTTCTGCATAAGAATCTGCAGGTGATGGATGCCCAGGCCCTGCATCACTGCATGGAACACGGAATTCCGATTCTGGTGTTCAACTTCCGCAAAGTGGGGAATATCGAAAAAGCCGTTGCGGGCGAGAATATTGGTACCCGCGTGCTTCCCAATGCCGAAGCGAGCGAAGGGTAA
- the tsf gene encoding translation elongation factor Ts: MAEITAAAVKALREMTDLPMMACKKALQEADGDQDKAIEILREEAGKIQLKRSDNATSEGRITVLTSDDGSDTVMLEVVCESAPVAGGEDLVNFSNTCAVQLLANPEVNTVEELLALPSEKSAGKTLNDDFMDMLNKIREKIVVSQIARAKAPCGSYVHHDGKTGVLFQAAGDAADAELLRGVAMHIAALKPTVVKEDELDSAVVEEERNRLIEEAKATGKPDNIIEKIVDGRMKTFFVEQGVLVYQPFAVDDSKTVSQALAEKGLEAVSFTRWAIGG; encoded by the coding sequence ATGGCTGAAATCACAGCAGCAGCCGTGAAAGCGTTACGCGAAATGACTGACCTGCCGATGATGGCATGCAAAAAAGCGTTGCAGGAAGCAGATGGCGATCAGGATAAAGCAATTGAAATTCTGCGTGAAGAAGCTGGTAAAATTCAGCTGAAGCGAAGTGATAACGCAACCAGTGAAGGTCGGATTACTGTTCTGACCAGCGATGATGGTTCTGATACTGTGATGCTGGAAGTGGTCTGTGAATCAGCACCGGTTGCCGGTGGTGAAGATCTGGTCAACTTTTCGAACACCTGTGCTGTTCAGCTGCTGGCGAATCCGGAAGTCAATACTGTTGAAGAACTGCTGGCACTGCCTTCTGAAAAGTCAGCCGGGAAAACCCTGAACGACGACTTCATGGATATGCTCAACAAGATCCGTGAAAAGATCGTGGTTTCCCAAATCGCTCGTGCCAAAGCTCCCTGTGGCAGCTATGTGCACCATGACGGCAAGACTGGCGTTCTGTTCCAGGCTGCCGGCGATGCTGCTGATGCGGAACTGCTGCGAGGGGTCGCGATGCACATCGCAGCTCTGAAGCCTACCGTTGTCAAAGAAGATGAACTCGATTCTGCTGTTGTTGAAGAAGAGCGGAATCGTCTGATTGAAGAAGCCAAGGCCACCGGCAAGCCCGATAATATCATCGAGAAAATCGTTGATGGCCGAATGAAGACTTTCTTTGTTGAGCAGGGTGTACTGGTTTATCAGCCGTTTGCTGTTGATGATTCCAAGACCGTCAGCCAGGCTCTGGCAGAGAAAGGACTGGAAGCTGTTTCATTCACCCGTTGGGCGATTGGCGGCTAA
- the rpsB gene encoding 30S ribosomal protein S2 yields MADLVVKDILEAGVHYGHKTSRWNPKMRPYIYGRRNQIHIIDLKETVRGILRGKKYLERVSSQGSLILFVGTKKQAQGPIRDAAIACGMPYVTERWLGGALTNFRTVRNRLKRLEELETLEETGEINSYSKKMQSTLQREKRKVFRNLNGIRTMNRLPEALVVVDPTKEKNAVHEAHILGIKVVGLIDTDSDPDEVDLPIPGNDDSIRSIRLVMNQLASAVMTGKEKLPDTGKKDENEGGEEDLKPVPSL; encoded by the coding sequence ATGGCTGATTTAGTTGTTAAAGATATTCTTGAAGCGGGTGTTCACTACGGCCACAAGACCAGCCGCTGGAACCCCAAGATGCGTCCCTACATCTACGGACGCCGGAATCAAATTCATATCATCGACCTGAAAGAAACGGTCCGCGGAATTCTGCGGGGCAAAAAATATCTGGAACGGGTCTCTTCACAGGGCAGTCTGATCCTGTTTGTTGGAACTAAAAAACAGGCCCAGGGCCCGATTCGCGATGCCGCGATCGCTTGTGGCATGCCTTATGTAACCGAACGCTGGCTGGGTGGGGCACTGACCAACTTCCGGACTGTGCGTAACCGTCTGAAACGTCTGGAAGAGCTGGAAACACTGGAAGAAACCGGCGAAATCAATTCTTACTCGAAGAAAATGCAGTCCACACTGCAGCGTGAAAAGCGAAAAGTCTTCCGTAACCTGAACGGTATCCGAACCATGAACCGTCTGCCGGAAGCACTGGTCGTTGTCGATCCAACCAAGGAAAAGAACGCAGTTCACGAAGCCCATATTCTGGGGATCAAAGTGGTCGGTCTGATTGATACCGATTCTGATCCGGATGAAGTCGATCTGCCGATTCCCGGTAACGATGACAGTATCCGTTCCATCCGTCTGGTGATGAATCAGCTGGCTTCTGCCGTGATGACCGGAAAAGAAAAACTGCCCGACACCGGTAAAAAAGATGAAAATGAAGGCGGCGAAGAAGATTTAAAGCCGGTACCTTCTCTGTAA
- a CDS encoding GTPase, with protein sequence MSSTLHVFSNTTCQLRDSLRALEQQSAQLELPGLAGREWFEILERKLIPQLADQIYLVVAVVGGTNIGKSVIFNHLVNQQTSAISPLASQTRHPVCLVPSGFENRHDLTKVFQGFQLVPWSSAEDPLRTDEQHLLFWQECSPLAPNLLVLDTPDIDSDAEVNWERAERIRQSADVLVTVLTQQKYNDAAVKKFFREAAREEKVIITVFNQCQLPDDEEYWPLWLNTFCQETGVDPELVFIAPNDRQAANNLQLPFYRRFFEPATDASSENLKAETPETDSPLNLMQVLSELHFDEIKVRTLKGALHYLSDQETGVPAYLREIKARSQEFLAASELLSEHELAEIDNWPLVPNPVIVHAIRKWWQEQREGWSAHVHGFYNAIGKGVLWPVRYLHSLATEEKQPPMELYREQEWSVVLQTVEGIYDRLTLVSELGNELLTNRLKSLLKGTSREELLKILHQEHAAFDFDGQLEELIDREMTFFKEESPQYYTFLKQLDRVAAVGRPALSVGLFFVGFGAVGDAGTQLVTDTMIQSVVNVAGDVAGGAATTTVGETAVSSTTATGMGYLEAKFRRFHAVFAQKRTEWLATAIREHLLKTLPEELKSAVSLPDSEAYLVVQKLTIELETELKQLQVSL encoded by the coding sequence ATGTCATCCACACTGCACGTATTTTCCAACACCACCTGCCAGCTCAGAGACAGTCTGCGCGCTCTGGAGCAGCAGTCCGCTCAGCTGGAACTTCCCGGTCTGGCTGGCCGCGAGTGGTTTGAGATACTGGAACGGAAACTGATTCCCCAGCTGGCGGATCAGATCTATCTGGTCGTCGCCGTCGTCGGCGGGACCAACATCGGTAAAAGCGTGATTTTCAATCATCTGGTAAACCAGCAGACCAGCGCCATCAGCCCACTGGCATCACAGACCAGACACCCGGTCTGCCTGGTTCCCTCCGGCTTTGAAAATCGGCACGATTTGACAAAAGTCTTCCAGGGATTCCAGCTGGTTCCCTGGTCATCTGCAGAAGACCCTCTCAGAACCGATGAACAGCACCTCCTGTTCTGGCAGGAATGCAGCCCCCTGGCCCCGAACCTGCTGGTTTTGGATACGCCAGACATCGACAGCGATGCTGAGGTCAACTGGGAACGAGCCGAACGCATCCGGCAGTCTGCTGATGTCCTGGTGACCGTGCTGACGCAGCAGAAATACAATGACGCGGCTGTCAAAAAGTTCTTCCGCGAAGCAGCGCGGGAAGAGAAAGTCATTATCACCGTGTTCAATCAATGCCAGTTGCCCGACGACGAAGAGTACTGGCCTCTCTGGTTGAATACGTTCTGCCAGGAAACAGGAGTCGATCCGGAACTCGTATTCATTGCCCCCAATGACCGACAGGCAGCCAACAATCTGCAGCTCCCCTTTTATCGGCGTTTCTTTGAACCTGCGACTGATGCGAGCTCAGAAAATCTGAAAGCGGAAACACCCGAGACCGATTCTCCTCTAAACCTGATGCAGGTTCTCTCCGAACTGCATTTCGATGAAATCAAAGTCCGCACTCTCAAAGGGGCACTCCACTATCTGAGCGACCAGGAGACCGGTGTGCCCGCTTACCTGCGGGAAATCAAGGCCCGGAGCCAGGAGTTTCTGGCTGCATCGGAGCTGCTCTCCGAACATGAACTGGCTGAGATTGATAACTGGCCCCTGGTACCCAATCCCGTCATCGTGCATGCGATTCGCAAGTGGTGGCAGGAACAGCGGGAAGGCTGGTCGGCTCACGTCCACGGTTTCTACAATGCGATTGGTAAAGGTGTGCTCTGGCCCGTGCGATACCTGCATTCGCTGGCCACCGAAGAAAAACAACCTCCCATGGAGCTCTATCGCGAACAGGAATGGTCAGTGGTGTTGCAGACGGTCGAAGGGATCTACGATCGTCTGACCCTGGTCAGCGAGTTGGGAAATGAATTGCTCACCAACCGCCTGAAATCGCTGCTCAAGGGAACCTCGCGCGAGGAATTACTTAAAATCCTGCATCAGGAACACGCTGCATTCGATTTTGATGGCCAGCTCGAAGAACTGATTGACCGGGAAATGACGTTCTTCAAAGAGGAAAGCCCCCAGTATTACACGTTCCTCAAACAACTGGATCGTGTGGCAGCCGTCGGTCGTCCCGCCCTGAGTGTAGGCCTGTTCTTCGTGGGCTTCGGCGCCGTGGGCGATGCAGGCACGCAACTGGTTACCGATACCATGATCCAGTCGGTGGTCAACGTCGCCGGTGACGTTGCCGGGGGCGCCGCAACCACGACGGTCGGGGAGACCGCCGTCAGCAGTACGACTGCCACCGGGATGGGATACCTCGAAGCAAAGTTTCGCAGATTCCATGCCGTCTTCGCCCAAAAACGAACCGAATGGCTGGCAACTGCGATCCGCGAACACTTGTTGAAAACACTGCCGGAAGAACTGAAATCAGCCGTCTCTCTGCCCGACTCCGAGGCATATCTGGTGGTCCAGAAACTGACGATTGAACTCGAAACAGAATTGAAACAACTGCAGGTCTCACTCTAG